In Arthrobacter citreus, a single genomic region encodes these proteins:
- a CDS encoding insulinase family protein, with translation MIVRHTCKNGVRVVIENISTVRSVALGVWIKTGSYNETPELNGVSHFLEHMFFKGTKTRNAKEIAESFDSIGGQVNAFTSKEYTCYYAKVLDTHADYALEVLGDMFFNSTFDEGELEKEKNVVLEEIKMYDDTPDDLVHDLLSKVMYETHPLGYPILGTEETLKTFNGDTLRQYMNDFYTPDQVVISIAGNIDESFIKRVEDLFGNYEGKKKDVNFGIPTIHYGEISRKKETEQAHLCIGYRGLELGHKDLYPLIALNNILGGSMSSRLFQDVREQKGLAYSVFSYHSAYQDSGMVAIYGGTGKSQVNQLFETIQETLKVLKADGISEKELINCKEQLKGNLMLGLESTNSRMSRNGKNELMIGHHRSLDEIIKLIDDVTIENVNDIANFVFTDDYAVALVSPDGIIPSNLKH, from the coding sequence ATGATTGTACGACATACTTGTAAAAATGGAGTAAGAGTAGTTATTGAAAATATTTCAACGGTTCGTTCCGTTGCACTAGGTGTATGGATTAAAACTGGTTCATACAATGAAACACCAGAATTAAATGGCGTTTCGCATTTTCTAGAGCATATGTTCTTTAAAGGTACTAAAACGCGCAATGCTAAAGAAATTGCGGAAAGTTTTGATTCAATTGGTGGACAAGTAAATGCTTTTACTTCAAAAGAATATACTTGTTATTACGCTAAAGTTTTAGATACACATGCAGATTACGCATTAGAAGTACTAGGGGATATGTTCTTTAATTCAACTTTTGACGAGGGTGAATTAGAAAAAGAAAAAAATGTAGTACTAGAAGAAATTAAAATGTACGATGATACACCAGATGACTTAGTACATGACTTACTAAGCAAGGTTATGTATGAAACTCATCCACTAGGGTATCCAATATTAGGTACTGAAGAAACTTTAAAAACTTTTAATGGCGATACACTACGCCAATATATGAATGATTTTTATACACCAGATCAAGTCGTTATTTCGATTGCTGGTAATATTGATGAATCTTTTATTAAACGAGTTGAAGATTTATTTGGAAATTATGAAGGGAAAAAGAAAGACGTTAACTTTGGGATTCCTACAATTCATTATGGAGAAATTTCTCGTAAAAAAGAAACAGAACAAGCACATCTTTGTATCGGATATAGAGGTCTTGAACTAGGACATAAGGATTTATATCCATTAATCGCCTTAAATAATATTCTTGGCGGTAGTATGAGTAGTCGATTATTCCAAGATGTTCGTGAACAAAAAGGACTTGCTTACTCAGTTTTCTCATATCATTCTGCATATCAAGACAGTGGTATGGTGGCAATATATGGTGGTACTGGTAAAAGCCAAGTAAACCAATTATTTGAAACAATCCAAGAAACTTTAAAAGTTTTAAAGGCAGATGGCATATCAGAAAAAGAATTAATTAATTGTAAAGAACAATTAAAAGGTAATTTAATGTTAGGCTTAGAAAGTACAAATAGCAGAATGAGTCGTAATGGTAAAAATGAATTAATGATTGGTCATCATCGTTCATTAGATGAAATAATCAAATTAATTGATGACGTTACGATTGAAAATGTAAATGATATTGCAAACTTTGTCTTTACAGACGATTATGCAGTTGCATTAGTTAGTCCAGATGGGATAATTCCATCTAATTTAAAACATTAA
- the pnp gene encoding polyribonucleotide nucleotidyltransferase, whose product MEQQKHVFSTELAGKTLTVEVGQLAKQANGAVLVRYEDTVVLSSATASKEPKKVSFFPLTVNYEERLYAVGKIPGGFIKREGRPSEKAILASRLIDRPIRPLFADGFRNEVQVISMVMSVDQDCSSEMAAMFGSSLALCVSDIPFNGPIAGVVVGRINGEFIINPTVEQAENSDINLTVAGTKDAINMVEAGADEVPEEVMLEAIMFGHEEIKKLIAFQEDIVAQIGKEKLEIKLHEINADLEKQIRDICEEELNAAIQVHEKHAREDAINVVKERVVLHFEENEADDETIGQVKEILSMLVKEEVRRLITVEKVRPDGRKLDEIRPLSSQVGLLPRTHGSGLFTRGQTQALSICTLGALGDVQILDGLGIEESKRFMHHYNFPQFSVGETGPIRGPGRREIGHGALGERALEPSIPDQKDFPYTIRLVSEVLESNGSTSQASICASTLAMMDAGVPIKAPVAGIAMGLIKSGEHYSVLTDIQGMEDHLGDMDFKVAGTAKGVTALQMDIKIDGLSEQILKEALEQAKIGRMQILDSMLATISEPRTALSEFAPKILMMSINPDKIKDVIGPGGKQINKIIEETGVKIDIEQDGTVFISSVDQPMNERAKQIIEDLVREVEVGQLYMGKVKRIEKFGAFVEIFAGKDGLVHISEIAEERIAKVEDVLSLGDEILVKVTEIDKQGRVNLSRKAVLKEQKEKAEQN is encoded by the coding sequence AACAAAAGCACGTTTTTTCCACGGAGCTTGCTGGTAAAACTCTTACAGTTGAAGTAGGACAATTAGCTAAGCAAGCAAATGGAGCAGTTTTAGTAAGATACGAAGATACTGTCGTATTATCATCAGCAACTGCATCAAAAGAACCTAAAAAAGTTAGCTTTTTCCCATTAACAGTAAACTATGAAGAGCGTTTATATGCAGTAGGTAAAATTCCTGGTGGATTTATTAAACGTGAAGGTAGACCAAGTGAAAAAGCAATTTTAGCGAGTCGATTAATTGACCGTCCAATTCGACCATTATTCGCAGATGGATTCCGTAATGAAGTACAAGTAATCAGTATGGTTATGAGTGTAGATCAAGATTGCTCATCAGAAATGGCTGCTATGTTTGGTAGTTCATTAGCTCTATGCGTATCTGACATTCCTTTTAATGGACCAATTGCTGGAGTAGTAGTCGGTCGTATAAACGGCGAATTTATTATTAATCCAACTGTTGAACAAGCTGAAAACAGTGACATTAATTTAACCGTAGCTGGAACAAAAGATGCAATTAACATGGTTGAAGCTGGAGCTGACGAAGTGCCAGAAGAAGTAATGCTTGAAGCAATCATGTTTGGACATGAAGAAATTAAAAAATTAATTGCTTTCCAAGAAGATATAGTAGCTCAAATTGGTAAAGAAAAATTAGAAATTAAACTTCATGAAATTAATGCGGATTTAGAAAAACAAATTCGTGATATTTGTGAAGAAGAATTAAATGCAGCAATTCAAGTTCATGAAAAACATGCTCGTGAAGATGCGATCAATGTAGTAAAAGAACGCGTTGTTCTACATTTTGAAGAAAATGAAGCGGACGACGAGACAATTGGACAAGTAAAAGAAATTCTTTCAATGCTTGTAAAAGAAGAAGTTCGCCGATTAATTACAGTTGAAAAAGTACGTCCAGATGGAAGAAAATTAGATGAAATCCGTCCATTATCTTCACAAGTTGGTTTACTACCACGTACGCATGGTTCAGGTTTATTCACTCGTGGGCAAACTCAAGCGTTAAGTATTTGTACACTAGGTGCTCTAGGTGACGTACAAATCCTTGATGGATTAGGTATTGAAGAATCAAAACGATTTATGCACCATTATAATTTCCCACAATTTAGCGTTGGGGAAACAGGACCAATTCGTGGACCAGGTCGTCGTGAAATTGGTCACGGAGCACTAGGTGAAAGAGCTCTTGAGCCAAGTATTCCGGATCAAAAAGACTTCCCATACACAATCCGTCTTGTTTCAGAAGTTCTTGAATCAAATGGATCAACTTCACAAGCTAGTATTTGTGCAAGTACATTAGCAATGATGGATGCAGGTGTACCAATTAAAGCACCAGTTGCAGGTATTGCAATGGGATTAATTAAATCTGGTGAACATTATTCAGTCCTTACAGATATTCAAGGTATGGAAGATCACTTAGGAGATATGGACTTTAAAGTTGCAGGTACTGCAAAAGGTGTTACTGCACTTCAAATGGACATTAAGATCGATGGATTATCAGAACAAATTTTAAAAGAAGCTTTAGAACAAGCGAAAATTGGACGTATGCAAATTCTTGATTCAATGTTGGCAACAATTAGCGAACCAAGAACAGCATTATCTGAGTTTGCTCCAAAAATCTTAATGATGTCAATTAATCCAGATAAAATTAAAGATGTTATCGGACCTGGTGGAAAACAAATCAATAAAATTATTGAAGAAACTGGCGTGAAAATTGACATTGAACAAGATGGTACTGTATTTATCTCATCTGTAGACCAACCTATGAACGAGCGTGCAAAACAAATTATTGAAGACCTTGTTCGTGAAGTAGAAGTAGGTCAACTATACATGGGTAAAGTTAAACGTATTGAAAAATTCGGCGCATTCGTTGAAATTTTTGCAGGTAAAGATGGCTTAGTACACATTTCTGAAATAGCAGAAGAGCGTATTGCAAAAGTTGAAGATGTACTTTCACTTGGGGACGAAATCCTTGTAAAAGTAACTGAAATCGACAAACAAGGCCGAGTTAACTTATCTCGCAAAGCAGTATTAAAAGAGCAAAAAGAAAAAGCTGAACAAAACTAA
- a CDS encoding polysaccharide deacetylase family protein, with protein sequence MSRGRLKVLALVVALFLATLVVRNHYTNHYVRNLNAKSSLVTAKTNDLLAEIKTNAPSYEIPPKDAYLDSVWKAIPGYNGLAVDVDASYRKMKAKGKFDKSKLVFKEVSPKIHLKDLPPSPVYKGNPEKPMVAFTINVAWGNEYIPRMLEVLKKHNAKATFFLEGRWVKNNPTVAQLITAADQEVGNHSYTHPDMARLGSQQIRNEIVETNSVILATTDHKVEWFAPPSGSYRDEVVKIASSLGLKTIMWTADTIDWQKPPREVIINRVMKKAENGTIVLMHPTKPTADALDELITRIETSGRKVVNISTLLDEKRYDTIKKVENK encoded by the coding sequence ATGAGTAGAGGTAGGTTAAAAGTCTTAGCATTAGTTGTGGCATTATTTCTAGCAACTCTAGTAGTTAGAAATCATTACACTAATCATTACGTAAGGAATTTAAATGCAAAATCGTCACTAGTAACAGCAAAAACAAATGATTTACTAGCTGAAATTAAAACAAACGCACCATCATATGAAATACCTCCTAAAGATGCTTATTTGGATTCGGTTTGGAAGGCCATTCCTGGGTATAACGGATTAGCGGTTGATGTAGATGCATCGTATAGGAAAATGAAGGCAAAAGGCAAATTCGATAAGAGTAAGCTAGTTTTTAAAGAAGTTTCTCCTAAAATTCACTTAAAAGATTTACCTCCATCACCAGTGTATAAAGGGAATCCGGAAAAACCAATGGTAGCGTTTACGATTAATGTGGCTTGGGGAAATGAATACATTCCAAGAATGTTGGAAGTGTTAAAGAAGCACAATGCAAAAGCAACTTTCTTTCTAGAAGGTAGATGGGTAAAAAATAACCCAACTGTTGCTCAATTAATTACTGCTGCGGACCAAGAGGTTGGTAATCATTCGTATACACATCCTGATATGGCAAGACTAGGCAGTCAACAAATAAGAAATGAAATAGTGGAAACAAATTCTGTAATTTTAGCTACAACCGATCATAAAGTTGAATGGTTTGCCCCTCCAAGCGGTAGCTATCGTGATGAAGTGGTAAAAATTGCTTCAAGTTTAGGGTTAAAAACAATTATGTGGACAGCAGATACGATTGATTGGCAAAAGCCACCAAGAGAAGTCATTATTAATCGTGTCATGAAAAAAGCAGAAAATGGTACGATCGTTCTTATGCATCCAACCAAACCGACAGCTGATGCGCTTGATGAATTGATTACAAGAATTGAGACATCAGGAAGGAAAGTTGTAAATATCTCAACTTTATTAGATGAAAAACGGTACGATACAATTAAAAAAGTTGAAAACAAATGA